A window from Acidobacteriota bacterium encodes these proteins:
- a CDS encoding dihydroorotate dehydrogenase → MRARRLLQLRGADPRRRPFRPGLPGRAGLRGKPGLVGRPDLSVDIAGLRLANPLIAASGCFGYGVEYADLVDLAGLGAVAVKGLFLEAREGHAPPRIVETPSGMLNAIGLQGIGVRTFVAEKLPELKARRAVVIVNICGSTVDEYAEVARILSDADGVAAIEINISCPNIDEGGHTFGCSLTGVRDVVRAVRAATTLPIFPKLTPNVTDVAAIAIAAEEAGADAVSLVNTFLAMAIDVETRRPRLSNVVGGLSGPAIRPIAVRMVYECRAAVRIPIIGMGGIASARDVLEFLIAGADAVQVGTANFEDPGIWPKLLAGVTDYLERHGHAAVGEVVGTVDLSARETAWISS, encoded by the coding sequence ATGCGGGCTCGGCGGCTGCTACAGTTGCGTGGTGCGGATCCTCGACGGCGCCCGTTTCGTCCGGGCCTGCCTGGAAGGGCCGGTCTTCGAGGGAAACCGGGTCTCGTGGGCCGACCTGACCTGAGCGTCGACATCGCCGGCCTGCGCCTGGCGAATCCACTCATCGCCGCGAGCGGCTGCTTCGGCTACGGCGTCGAGTACGCCGACCTGGTCGATCTGGCGGGGCTGGGCGCCGTCGCGGTCAAGGGACTGTTCCTCGAGGCCCGCGAGGGACACGCGCCGCCCCGCATCGTCGAGACGCCGAGCGGGATGCTCAACGCGATCGGGCTGCAGGGGATCGGCGTGCGGACCTTCGTGGCGGAGAAGCTGCCCGAGTTGAAGGCGCGGCGCGCCGTCGTCATCGTCAACATCTGCGGCTCGACGGTCGACGAGTACGCCGAGGTCGCCCGGATTCTGTCCGACGCGGACGGCGTCGCGGCCATCGAGATCAACATCTCCTGTCCCAACATCGACGAGGGAGGCCATACCTTCGGCTGCAGCCTGACCGGCGTGCGCGACGTCGTGCGCGCGGTGCGCGCGGCGACGACGCTGCCGATCTTTCCCAAGCTGACGCCGAACGTCACCGACGTCGCCGCGATCGCGATCGCCGCCGAGGAGGCCGGCGCCGACGCCGTCTCGCTCGTCAACACCTTTCTCGCGATGGCGATCGACGTGGAGACGCGACGCCCGCGGCTGTCCAACGTCGTCGGCGGCCTGAGCGGTCCGGCCATCCGCCCCATCGCCGTGCGCATGGTGTACGAGTGCCGCGCCGCCGTGCGCATCCCGATCATCGGCATGGGGGGCATCGCCTCCGCGCGCGACGTGCTCGAGTTCCTGATTGCCGGCGCCGACGCGGTGCAGGTGGGCACGGCGAACTTCGAGGATCCCGGTATCTGGCCGAAGCTCCTCGCGGGCGTGACCGACTATCTGGAGCGCCACGGCCACGCCGCAGTCGGCGAGGTCGTCGGCACGGTTGACCTCTCGGCGCGGGAAACCGCGTGGATCAGCTCGTAG
- a CDS encoding dihydroorotate dehydrogenase electron transfer subunit, protein MASPVDVDARIAANHRLSDAYNVLEIEAPAIARQTRPGQFVMVKRALGREPLLRRPFSVFEILRNARGAVTGLSLLSKQVGAVTRDLFQAEPGERIRCLGPLGTPFSVVGPPTHAWMVAGGVGLAPFATLAEALHANGVDTTLFYGGRSSEDLYRVPFFERLGVRVVLATEDGTRGEAGRVTAPLQRELAAAGDRPVMVYACGPTPMMRAVAGLAAGAGRPVQVSLEPVMGCGLGGCYSCVVRILDGARFVRACLEGPVFEGNRVSWADLT, encoded by the coding sequence GTGGCCTCACCGGTCGATGTGGACGCCCGCATAGCGGCCAACCACCGCCTCTCCGACGCGTACAACGTCCTGGAAATCGAAGCGCCGGCCATCGCCCGGCAGACCCGGCCGGGCCAGTTCGTGATGGTCAAGCGGGCACTCGGACGCGAGCCCCTGCTCCGCCGGCCGTTCTCGGTCTTCGAAATCCTGCGCAACGCGCGGGGCGCCGTGACCGGTCTCTCGCTGCTCAGCAAGCAGGTGGGCGCCGTCACGCGCGATCTCTTTCAGGCCGAGCCGGGCGAACGGATCCGCTGCCTCGGACCGCTCGGCACCCCGTTCTCGGTCGTCGGTCCGCCGACGCATGCCTGGATGGTGGCCGGCGGGGTCGGACTCGCGCCGTTCGCAACGCTGGCCGAGGCACTGCATGCGAACGGCGTCGACACGACGCTGTTCTACGGCGGACGGTCGAGCGAAGACCTGTACCGCGTCCCCTTCTTCGAGCGCCTCGGCGTACGAGTCGTCCTGGCCACCGAGGACGGAACGCGCGGCGAGGCAGGCCGGGTGACGGCTCCTCTGCAGCGCGAGCTGGCTGCTGCCGGGGACCGCCCGGTGATGGTGTACGCCTGCGGACCGACCCCGATGATGCGCGCGGTGGCAGGGCTGGCGGCGGGCGCGGGCCGCCCGGTGCAGGTCTCGCTGGAACCGGTCATGGGATGCGGGCTCGGCGGCTGCTACAGTTGCGTGGTGCGGATCCTCGACGGCGCCCGTTTCGTCCGGGCCTGCCTGGAAGGGCCGGTCTTCGAGGGAAACCGGGTCTCGTGGGCCGACCTGACCTGA
- a CDS encoding aspartate carbamoyltransferase catalytic subunit, protein MNVARDAREPVAGGQVEPAARLRSKHLLSAGDLSREEILLILDSAEAMKEVGARRIKKVPTLRGATVVNLFLEPSTRTRTSFEIAEKRLSADTLNIAGGTSSLLKGETLVDTARTLEAMAPDMVVLRHAASGACHLLAGACDARVINAGDGMHEHPTQALLDAFTIREHKTRFEGLKVAIVGDLLHSRVLRSNMLLLSALGADVWVCGPRTLMLPGVEGFGVRATTSLDRALEDADVVMLLRVQAERMQGHFFPSRREYFTTFGLTAERLQRARPDVIVMHPGPMNRGVEIASDVADGPVSVILEQVANGVAVRMAVLYLLAGSDADEGAE, encoded by the coding sequence ATGAACGTCGCTCGCGACGCGCGTGAACCGGTGGCGGGCGGGCAGGTGGAGCCGGCGGCGAGACTGCGGTCGAAGCACCTGCTGAGCGCCGGCGATCTGAGTCGGGAGGAGATCCTGCTCATCCTCGACTCGGCCGAGGCGATGAAGGAGGTCGGCGCCCGACGCATCAAGAAGGTGCCGACGCTGCGGGGCGCCACCGTCGTGAACCTGTTCCTGGAGCCGAGCACGCGGACGCGCACGTCCTTCGAGATCGCCGAGAAGCGTCTCAGCGCCGATACCCTCAACATCGCGGGCGGCACGTCCAGCCTGCTGAAAGGGGAGACGCTGGTCGATACCGCGCGCACGCTCGAGGCGATGGCGCCGGACATGGTCGTCCTGCGGCATGCCGCGTCCGGCGCCTGCCACCTGCTGGCCGGCGCCTGCGACGCGCGGGTCATCAACGCGGGCGACGGCATGCACGAGCATCCTACCCAGGCGCTGCTCGACGCATTCACGATCCGCGAGCACAAGACCCGCTTCGAGGGACTCAAGGTCGCCATCGTCGGCGACCTCCTGCACAGTCGGGTGCTGCGGTCGAACATGCTGCTGCTGTCCGCTCTCGGAGCCGACGTCTGGGTCTGCGGCCCGCGTACGCTGATGCTGCCCGGTGTCGAGGGCTTCGGCGTGCGGGCGACCACGTCGCTCGACCGGGCGCTGGAGGATGCGGACGTGGTGATGTTGCTGCGCGTGCAGGCGGAACGGATGCAGGGCCACTTCTTCCCTTCGCGCCGCGAGTACTTCACCACCTTCGGGCTGACGGCGGAACGGCTCCAGCGCGCCAGGCCCGACGTCATCGTGATGCATCCGGGGCCGATGAACCGCGGCGTCGAGATCGCCTCCGACGTGGCGGACGGTCCGGTGTCGGTCATCCTCGAGCAGGTGGCGAACGGCGTCGCGGTGCGGATGGCGGTGCTCTATCTGCTGGCCGGATCCGATGCGGACGAAGGAGCGGAATGA
- the pyrR gene encoding bifunctional pyr operon transcriptional regulator/uracil phosphoribosyltransferase PyrR yields the protein MPLVMEADGIQRALVRIAHEIVERNRGVGDVALVGIRRRGVPIAQRLARTLLEIAGREVPTGALDITLYRDDLMRHAVGPQPVLRRTEIPFSIDDRRILLVDDVLYTGRTTRAALDALIDFGRPRSIQLVVMVDRGHRELPIRADYVGKNVPTSARQSVQVKLIEQDGVDEVAIGGIGEHEEGHAPGTGEVAP from the coding sequence ATGCCGCTGGTGATGGAAGCGGACGGGATTCAGCGCGCCCTCGTGCGCATCGCGCACGAGATCGTGGAGCGCAACCGGGGCGTCGGCGATGTCGCTCTCGTCGGCATCCGGCGCCGCGGAGTCCCGATCGCGCAGCGGCTCGCCCGTACCCTGCTGGAGATAGCCGGCCGCGAGGTGCCGACCGGCGCGCTCGACATCACGTTGTACCGCGACGATCTGATGCGGCACGCGGTCGGGCCGCAGCCGGTGCTGCGGCGCACCGAGATTCCCTTCTCCATCGATGATCGGCGCATCCTGCTCGTCGACGACGTGCTGTATACCGGCCGTACGACGCGCGCCGCTCTCGACGCGCTCATCGACTTCGGGCGCCCGCGGAGCATCCAGCTCGTGGTGATGGTCGATAGAGGTCACCGGGAGCTGCCGATCAGGGCCGACTACGTGGGGAAGAACGTGCCGACCTCGGCCCGCCAGAGCGTGCAGGTGAAGTTGATCGAGCAGGACGGTGTGGACGAGGTGGCGATCGGCGGGATCGGCGAACACGAGGAGGGACACGCACCTGGGACCGGGGAAGTCGCGCCATGA
- a CDS encoding dihydroorotase, whose amino-acid sequence MQAVVLKGGQVVDPVQGINGVVDVRIDEGGRVAAVGADLPLDGAAPVEVPAGFVVCPGFIDMHVHFREPGQEHKESIASGVAAAVAGGFAAAACMPNTDPVNDHVGVTEEIVRKAADAGLARVYPIGAVSVGSQGERMTEIRALREAGCVGISDDGHPVADALLMRRALEYVSMFGMPVINHCEEPSLAAGCVVHEGHRASALGLRGQPGETESIMVERDVSLSGLTGGAVHVAHMSAGESLRAVRSGKERGIAVTCEVTPHHFILTDEDLRYDTNFKMNPPLRAAADRDAMLEGLADGSIDAIATDHAPHHADEKAVEFDRAPFGIIGLETAVSLSLDRLVHRGVLSMSRLVELYAPNPARILGVEGGTLKPGAAADITILAPDTAVEVAADRFRSKARNTPFDGWRLRGAVAATVVGGRVVYINETVPEAAALAWPAP is encoded by the coding sequence ATGCAGGCGGTCGTTCTCAAGGGCGGGCAGGTCGTCGACCCCGTGCAGGGAATCAACGGTGTGGTGGATGTCCGCATCGACGAGGGGGGACGGGTGGCGGCGGTCGGCGCCGACCTCCCGCTCGACGGCGCGGCGCCGGTGGAGGTGCCGGCCGGGTTCGTCGTCTGTCCCGGCTTCATCGACATGCACGTCCACTTCCGGGAGCCGGGGCAGGAGCACAAGGAGTCGATCGCGAGCGGCGTTGCCGCCGCCGTGGCGGGGGGGTTCGCGGCGGCGGCCTGCATGCCGAACACCGATCCGGTCAACGACCATGTCGGCGTCACCGAGGAGATCGTCCGCAAGGCGGCCGACGCCGGGCTCGCCAGGGTCTATCCGATCGGCGCGGTGTCGGTGGGCTCGCAGGGGGAGCGGATGACCGAGATCCGGGCTCTCCGCGAGGCCGGCTGCGTGGGCATCTCCGACGATGGTCATCCGGTTGCCGACGCGCTTCTCATGCGGCGGGCGCTCGAGTACGTGTCGATGTTCGGGATGCCGGTCATCAACCACTGCGAGGAGCCTTCGCTGGCGGCCGGCTGCGTCGTGCACGAAGGTCATCGCGCGTCCGCCCTCGGTCTGCGCGGCCAGCCCGGAGAGACCGAATCGATCATGGTCGAGCGGGACGTCAGCCTGAGCGGGCTGACCGGCGGGGCGGTCCACGTGGCGCACATGAGCGCCGGAGAGTCGCTGCGCGCGGTGCGCTCGGGCAAGGAGCGCGGCATCGCGGTGACGTGCGAGGTGACCCCGCACCATTTCATCCTGACCGACGAGGACCTGCGCTACGACACCAACTTCAAGATGAACCCGCCCTTGCGCGCCGCCGCGGACCGCGATGCGATGCTGGAAGGGCTCGCGGACGGCAGCATCGACGCCATCGCCACCGACCACGCGCCCCACCACGCCGACGAGAAGGCGGTGGAGTTCGACCGGGCGCCGTTCGGCATCATCGGTCTGGAGACGGCGGTGTCGCTTTCGCTGGATCGCCTCGTTCATCGCGGCGTGCTGTCGATGAGCCGTCTCGTCGAGCTCTACGCGCCGAATCCGGCACGGATCCTGGGAGTCGAGGGCGGGACGCTGAAGCCCGGCGCAGCGGCCGACATCACGATCCTCGCGCCGGACACCGCGGTGGAGGTGGCCGCCGACCGGTTCCGCTCGAAGGCGCGCAACACGCCCTTCGACGGCTGGCGGTTGCGCGGCGCGGTGGCCGCCACCGTCGTCGGGGGGCGGGTCGTCTACATCAACGAGACGGTGCCCGAGGCGGCGGCGCTGGCGTGGCCGGCGCCCTGA
- a CDS encoding glutaredoxin family protein yields the protein MLRLTLYTRPGCHLCDAMKSVVDAVARNEPVALRQIDITGNGDLERRFGVEIPVLEHEGQVLARVRPAPAARREERPYNPPRGH from the coding sequence ATGCTGCGGCTCACGCTCTACACACGGCCGGGCTGCCACCTGTGCGACGCCATGAAGAGCGTGGTCGACGCAGTCGCACGGAACGAGCCGGTCGCCCTGCGCCAGATCGACATCACCGGGAACGGCGACCTCGAGCGCCGCTTCGGGGTCGAGATCCCGGTGCTGGAGCACGAAGGGCAAGTGCTCGCGCGCGTCAGGCCGGCCCCCGCCGCCCGCCGCGAGGAGCGACCGTACAACCCCCCCCGCGGCCACTGA